The genomic region GTTGAAATTACGCGGTTTTGCCGGTGGCCTTCAGATAGTCATCGTAGAACTTCTTGATGCCGATATCCGTCAGCGGATGATGGAACAACTGCTCCATGATCTTGTAAGGGATGGTCGCGATGTGCGCGCCGGAGCGGATGCTCTCGACCACCTGGAGCGGTCCGCGAATGGACGCGACGAGGATCTCGGGGTTCTTCGGGAACTCGTACGTCTCCACCATCTCGACGGCGTCGGAGATATTCTGCGCGGCTTCGCCGCTGCCCATATCGTCGATGCGGCCTACGAAGAAGGAGATGAACGACGCGCCGGCCTTCGCCGCCAGCAGCGCCTGGGGCAGCGAAAAGATCAGGGTGACGTTGAAGTTGACGCCGTTGGGAGACAGCTCCTTGACCACTTCCATCGAGGTGGGCGTCATCGGCACCTTCACATAGATGTTGGGCGCCCAGGACGCGATATCCTTGGCTTCCGCGAGCAGCTTATCGTAATCGGTTTCCACGCACTCCGCAGAGACGGGCAGATCACCGACGATATTGACGATCTCCATCACGCGTGTCTTGTGGTCCACGCCTTCTTTCGCGATCAGGCTGGGATTGGTCGTAACGCCGTCCAGGATCCCCCACTCTTTCGCCTTCTTGATTTCATCCGCGTTCGCGGTGTCGATAAAAAATTTCATCTGCCGATTGCCTTCCTGGGCGCGGCTCAGCCGCCCCGCCGAATTCGGTAAGTTCCGTAATCTATATACCCGCTCCCGGTAAAAATACCGGCCCAATTGTCACTTCGCGCAAGAAGCTTAACACGGATTTAATACAGCGTCACTCGCCAGGAGAAGTATCGGCCGGAAGCGCGCCGTAAATCGCGTGCGGGGCGCCGACGCGCAGCGCCCATCCCGAGTCGCCGTAGGACCAATGCCACCACTCGCCGGCGTAATTTGTCAGGCCCGCCGCGGTGAGCGTTTTGACCAGCAAGTCTCGGTTACGCCGCGCTTCGTCGCTCAGCCCTTTTCGCTCCGTCGGCGCGCTCGTCGAATCCATTGGGAATGGGGAGATCATATCCAGCGGGGTGTTTGTTTTCGTATCGACCAGCCCCAGATCGAATGCGCCGCCGGTGGTGTGCGGCGGCGGGCAGCGGTCCTCGGGC from Capsulimonas corticalis harbors:
- a CDS encoding transaldolase family protein, encoding MKFFIDTANADEIKKAKEWGILDGVTTNPSLIAKEGVDHKTRVMEIVNIVGDLPVSAECVETDYDKLLAEAKDIASWAPNIYVKVPMTPTSMEVVKELSPNGVNFNVTLIFSLPQALLAAKAGASFISFFVGRIDDMGSGEAAQNISDAVEMVETYEFPKNPEILVASIRGPLQVVESIRSGAHIATIPYKIMEQLFHHPLTDIGIKKFYDDYLKATGKTA